Proteins found in one Neodiprion lecontei isolate iyNeoLeco1 chromosome 6, iyNeoLeco1.1, whole genome shotgun sequence genomic segment:
- the LOC107220659 gene encoding gamma-aminobutyric acid receptor subunit alpha-1 isoform X2: MTALRLVVSFSSIWCRNDPTGIVDLGSLDPPNTSSLSAITSLSSLSLNGMYWDPISKNNNNVIKQSIDTRIAVKTVLPVAVKEGRSAVNDMVSKNITMVLENLLKNYENNQLPTHGKGMPTVVKTNILIRSMGPISELDMDYSMDCYFRQYWRDSRLSFLGPIKSLSLSIKMLERIWRPDTYFYNGKHSYVHTITVPNKLLRISQDGDILYSMRLTIKAKCPMELRNFPMDRQSCPLILGSYAYTSRQLIYEWQQGASVNFVPGMTLSQFDLMGSPYRNLTFTRNEGDFSVLQVSFNLQRHTGYFLIQVYVPCVLIVVLSWVSFWIHREATSDRVGLGITTVLTLSTISLDSRTDLPKVKYATALDWFLLMSFFYCIATLLEFAGVHYFTKVGSGEFSVDEEDNWDDDFEEPIGTLASVPRSLRMNHRLTSKRRSSLICPISNGTLGSATSLGIRSPQDAPNVTSMERQTQTERTLPKWRQFLYCLAGDDGYRRQRQREATAGICGRLGQSVNRHVNSVSYIDRAARICFPASFGLLNVCYWMLYVTWQDEFKWQDPPIAFFSH, encoded by the exons ATGACAGCTCTCAG ACTCGTGGTCTCGTTTTCATCGATTTGGTGCAGAAACGATCCCACGGGGATCGTGGACCTTGGATCTCTGGACCCGCCCAACACCTCCAGCCTGTCGGCAATAACATCACTGTCATCACTATCCCTCAACGGGATGTATTGGGATCctatatccaagaataataataatgtgatAAAGCAGTCCATCGACACAAGGATTGCCGTGAAAACTGTTCTGCCGGTGGCCGTGAAGGAAGGCAGATCAGCTGTGAATGACATGgtatcaaaaaatattaccatggttctcgaaaatttgttgaagaaCTACGAGAATAATCAACTTCCTACCCACGGAAAAG gtatGCCAACCGTGGTGAAAACTAACATTCTTATCAGAAGTATGGGTCCCATTTCGGAACTTGATATG GATTACTCTATGGATTGTTATTTCCGACAATACTGGCGTGACTCGCGACTCAGTTTTTTGGGACCAATAAAATCTCTGAGTCTCAGTATTAAAATGTTGGAAAGAATTTGGAGACCAGACACTTACTTTTACAATGGAAAACACAGCTACGTTCACACGATAACCGTACCAAACAAGTTACTACGCATTTCTCAGGACGGTGACATTCTCTACTCGATGAG GCTTACAATAAAAGCAAAGTGTCCAATGGAATTGAGAAACTTTCCGATGGATCGACAATCCTGCCCCTTGATTTTGGGAAGCT ATGCCTACACATCAAGACAGTTGATTTATGAATGGCAGCAGGGTGCCTCGGTAAACTTTGTACCAGGGATGACGCTTTCGCAATTTGACCTCATGGGCTCACCTTATCGTAACTTGACCTTCACTAGAAACGAAGGTGACTTTTCGGTACTGCAGGTGTCCTTCAATCTGCAACGACATACCGGTTACTTTCTCATCCAG GTTTACGTACCTTGCGTGCTGATCGTTGTACTGAGCTGGGTTTCATTTTGGATTCATCGCGAGGCGACTAGTGACCGAGTGGGACTAG GAATAACGACCGTGCTGACTCTATCGACCATAAGTCTGGATTCGCGTACAGATCTTCCGAAGGTCAAGTACGCTACGGCTCTCGACTGGTTCCTACTGATGAGCTTCTTTTACTGCATTGCAACTCTTTTGGAATTCGCAGGCGTCCATTACTTCACTAAG GTAGGGAGCGGTGAATTCTCTGTGGATGAAGAGGATAATTGGGATGACGATTTCGAAGAACCCATAGGTACCCTCGCTTCGGTACCTCGTAGCTTGCGGATGAATCACAGACTGACATCCAAAAGGCGCAGCTCCCTGATTTGTCCCATATCTAAT GGTACACTAGGCTCTGCGACCAGCTTGGGTATCCGCTCACCCCAGGATGCTCCAAACGTAACGTCAATGGAAAGGCAGACGCAGACGGAACGTACGTTGCCGAAATGGAGACAATTCCTGTATTGTTTGGCTGGCGACGATGGTTACAG GAGGCAAAGACAACGAGAAGCTACAGCCGGGATCTGCGGCCGACTCGGGCAGTCCGTCAACAGACACGTGAACAGTGTATCGTACATTGACAGAGCAGCTAGAATCTGTTTCCCTGCCTCGTTCGGGCTGCTCAATGTATGCTACTGGATGTTATACGTCACCTGGCAGGACGAATTCAAATGGCAGGATCCACCGATCGCTTTCTTTTCTCACTGA
- the LOC107220659 gene encoding gamma-aminobutyric acid receptor subunit alpha-1 isoform X1: protein MKMIIMIWHGNMLTILILLVVSFSSIWCRNDPTGIVDLGSLDPPNTSSLSAITSLSSLSLNGMYWDPISKNNNNVIKQSIDTRIAVKTVLPVAVKEGRSAVNDMVSKNITMVLENLLKNYENNQLPTHGKGMPTVVKTNILIRSMGPISELDMDYSMDCYFRQYWRDSRLSFLGPIKSLSLSIKMLERIWRPDTYFYNGKHSYVHTITVPNKLLRISQDGDILYSMRLTIKAKCPMELRNFPMDRQSCPLILGSYAYTSRQLIYEWQQGASVNFVPGMTLSQFDLMGSPYRNLTFTRNEGDFSVLQVSFNLQRHTGYFLIQVYVPCVLIVVLSWVSFWIHREATSDRVGLGITTVLTLSTISLDSRTDLPKVKYATALDWFLLMSFFYCIATLLEFAGVHYFTKVGSGEFSVDEEDNWDDDFEEPIGTLASVPRSLRMNHRLTSKRRSSLICPISNGTLGSATSLGIRSPQDAPNVTSMERQTQTERTLPKWRQFLYCLAGDDGYRRQRQREATAGICGRLGQSVNRHVNSVSYIDRAARICFPASFGLLNVCYWMLYVTWQDEFKWQDPPIAFFSH, encoded by the exons ATGAAGATGATCATAATGATCTGGCACGGAAATATGCTGACGATACTTATTTT ACTCGTGGTCTCGTTTTCATCGATTTGGTGCAGAAACGATCCCACGGGGATCGTGGACCTTGGATCTCTGGACCCGCCCAACACCTCCAGCCTGTCGGCAATAACATCACTGTCATCACTATCCCTCAACGGGATGTATTGGGATCctatatccaagaataataataatgtgatAAAGCAGTCCATCGACACAAGGATTGCCGTGAAAACTGTTCTGCCGGTGGCCGTGAAGGAAGGCAGATCAGCTGTGAATGACATGgtatcaaaaaatattaccatggttctcgaaaatttgttgaagaaCTACGAGAATAATCAACTTCCTACCCACGGAAAAG gtatGCCAACCGTGGTGAAAACTAACATTCTTATCAGAAGTATGGGTCCCATTTCGGAACTTGATATG GATTACTCTATGGATTGTTATTTCCGACAATACTGGCGTGACTCGCGACTCAGTTTTTTGGGACCAATAAAATCTCTGAGTCTCAGTATTAAAATGTTGGAAAGAATTTGGAGACCAGACACTTACTTTTACAATGGAAAACACAGCTACGTTCACACGATAACCGTACCAAACAAGTTACTACGCATTTCTCAGGACGGTGACATTCTCTACTCGATGAG GCTTACAATAAAAGCAAAGTGTCCAATGGAATTGAGAAACTTTCCGATGGATCGACAATCCTGCCCCTTGATTTTGGGAAGCT ATGCCTACACATCAAGACAGTTGATTTATGAATGGCAGCAGGGTGCCTCGGTAAACTTTGTACCAGGGATGACGCTTTCGCAATTTGACCTCATGGGCTCACCTTATCGTAACTTGACCTTCACTAGAAACGAAGGTGACTTTTCGGTACTGCAGGTGTCCTTCAATCTGCAACGACATACCGGTTACTTTCTCATCCAG GTTTACGTACCTTGCGTGCTGATCGTTGTACTGAGCTGGGTTTCATTTTGGATTCATCGCGAGGCGACTAGTGACCGAGTGGGACTAG GAATAACGACCGTGCTGACTCTATCGACCATAAGTCTGGATTCGCGTACAGATCTTCCGAAGGTCAAGTACGCTACGGCTCTCGACTGGTTCCTACTGATGAGCTTCTTTTACTGCATTGCAACTCTTTTGGAATTCGCAGGCGTCCATTACTTCACTAAG GTAGGGAGCGGTGAATTCTCTGTGGATGAAGAGGATAATTGGGATGACGATTTCGAAGAACCCATAGGTACCCTCGCTTCGGTACCTCGTAGCTTGCGGATGAATCACAGACTGACATCCAAAAGGCGCAGCTCCCTGATTTGTCCCATATCTAAT GGTACACTAGGCTCTGCGACCAGCTTGGGTATCCGCTCACCCCAGGATGCTCCAAACGTAACGTCAATGGAAAGGCAGACGCAGACGGAACGTACGTTGCCGAAATGGAGACAATTCCTGTATTGTTTGGCTGGCGACGATGGTTACAG GAGGCAAAGACAACGAGAAGCTACAGCCGGGATCTGCGGCCGACTCGGGCAGTCCGTCAACAGACACGTGAACAGTGTATCGTACATTGACAGAGCAGCTAGAATCTGTTTCCCTGCCTCGTTCGGGCTGCTCAATGTATGCTACTGGATGTTATACGTCACCTGGCAGGACGAATTCAAATGGCAGGATCCACCGATCGCTTTCTTTTCTCACTGA